CGGAGTATCAAAATCTAAGATGGGCCGTACTTGATCCAAGTAAGTCTGGGCGTTATTCTTCACATCTTCTTCTGTAAGCTGGCGGCGCATTTCGGACTTGCCTGTAGGATCGCCAATGCGAGCTGTAAAATCGCCTATAAGAAGGACAGCTGTATGACCCGCATCTTGGAACGCTCGCAGTTTTCGCATTGGTATGCTATGACCGAGATGAATCTCGGCACCGGTAGGGTCAATTCCGTATTTGACCCTTAAAGGTCGCTCGGTTGTTGTCAATCGTTTTTCTAAACTTTCGATTTCAGTGTCAGAATCAGTAGGCTGAGGAAAAATTTCCGCAATACCACGACGCAGCCAAGAGAAATCTTGCGTCATACTAGGGGATTGACTGTTAACTACGCTTTGCACTATCAAAGTATGGTTGGTTATGGTCACTAGCAATTTATTTCTATCTTATTTTCTTGTGCCAAACTAACAAACTAATATAATTGCAAAAAATTAACTGCTTTGCGCGGGGCAAAGAAATTACACTTATATATAAAGTGAGGAAGTGAAATCGCCGTGTCGTCCAGAACTTTTGATAATAATCGCTCTCAACAACAAGGATCTTCAGGCTTTGAGTTTCTTAAAGGAGTCGGTCAGGTAGCTGGCGGGACTCTACTATCCATCACTATGCTGACCAGCTCTATTGTAGCTGGAGGACTGGTTGGTTTAGCCGTAAGTTTCCGTAATTTGCCTGATGTCAGACAATTACGTAACTTCTTTCCTTCGGAAACTACTTATATTTATGATATTAAAGGCAAACTCTTAGCGAGCATTCACGGGGAAGCCAACCGCGAAGTTGTGCCTTTAGATAGAATTTCTCCAGAACTCAAGAGAGCCGTTTTAGCGAGTGAAGATAGCGACTTTTACTACCACCACGGTATAAACCCCAAAGGCGTTGGTCGTGCTGTCGTAACCAACTGGACAGCAGGTGGAGTGCGCGAAGGTGGTTCGACCATTACCATGCAGTTAGTAAAAAACCTGTTTTTGTCCCGCAAACGTGCCTTCACCCGAAAGATAGCAGAAGGCGTCCTGGCAATTCGCTTGGAACAAATTCTTCCCAAAGACCAAATTTTGGAAATGTACCTCAATCAAGTCTACTGGGGACATAACAATTACGGGATACAAACAGCAGCCCGCAGTTATTTCAACAAGTCAGCCGAAAGTTTAAACTTGGCTGAGTCGGCAATGATAGCGGGTTTGATTCAAGCACCAGAAGAGTACAGCCCCTTTGTCAGCATGACCAAAGCTAAGTACCAACAGAAGGAAGTTCTGGGGCGGATGCTTACCTTGGGTTGGATTACGCAGAAAGAGTACGACAATGCCCTAAAACAACCAATTAAACTGGGCAAAATCAGATCGTTCCAAGGTAGTGCCTTGCCTTACGTAACCAATGCTGTGGCACAGGAAATAGCTAGGAAATTTGGTCGTGAAGCCCTTCTCAAAGGCGGTATGCGGATTCAAACCACCATAGATGCCAATTTTCAACGCATGGCAGAAGCAACTGTAAGACGTTGGCATGAAAGATTGCAAGGCCAAGGGTTATATAGAAACCAAATTGCTCTCGCCGCAGTTGACCCCCGGACTCATTTTGTGAAAGCGCTCGTAGGTGGTGTCGATCCAAAAACAAGCGAATTCAACCGAGCGACTCAAGCACTCAGGCAACCAGGCTCCTCATTTAAGCCGTTTGTTTACTATACCGCTTTTGCAACTGGTAGGTACGGCCCAGACTCAACAGTAGTCGATTCTCCAGTTAGTTATCGAGATGGTAGCGGTTGGTATCATCCACGAAACTACGATGGTGGCTATGCTGGGGCAATGTCAATCCGTACCGCCCTCGCTATGTCTCGCAACATTCCTGTCATTAAGCTTGGTAAATCAGTAGGAATGAATAGAGTTGTTGAGACTTGTCGCACCTTGGGCATTATGAGTCCAATGGAACCTGTCACTTCTTTACCTTTGGGTGCTATTGGTGTTACACCATTGGAAATGGCTAGTGCTTATTCCACTTTTGCCAATT
This genomic interval from Scytonema hofmannii PCC 7110 contains the following:
- a CDS encoding transglycosylase domain-containing protein, which gives rise to MSSRTFDNNRSQQQGSSGFEFLKGVGQVAGGTLLSITMLTSSIVAGGLVGLAVSFRNLPDVRQLRNFFPSETTYIYDIKGKLLASIHGEANREVVPLDRISPELKRAVLASEDSDFYYHHGINPKGVGRAVVTNWTAGGVREGGSTITMQLVKNLFLSRKRAFTRKIAEGVLAIRLEQILPKDQILEMYLNQVYWGHNNYGIQTAARSYFNKSAESLNLAESAMIAGLIQAPEEYSPFVSMTKAKYQQKEVLGRMLTLGWITQKEYDNALKQPIKLGKIRSFQGSALPYVTNAVAQEIARKFGREALLKGGMRIQTTIDANFQRMAEATVRRWHERLQGQGLYRNQIALAAVDPRTHFVKALVGGVDPKTSEFNRATQALRQPGSSFKPFVYYTAFATGRYGPDSTVVDSPVSYRDGSGWYHPRNYDGGYAGAMSIRTALAMSRNIPVIKLGKSVGMNRVVETCRTLGIMSPMEPVTSLPLGAIGVTPLEMASAYSTFANYGWQSPTTVIARVTDSSGNVLLDNTPKPQLVLDSWASAAVVDVMRSVITSGTGKNAAIDRPAAGKTGTTSSEKDIWFVGTVPQLTTAVWVGRDDNRTLAHGATGGVMVAPIWRDFMTKALKGVPVENFKSPSQFRRPKAN